A genomic stretch from Aedes albopictus strain Foshan chromosome 2, AalbF5, whole genome shotgun sequence includes:
- the LOC115264471 gene encoding EGF domain-specific O-linked N-acetylglucosamine transferase: protein MIGVLLVVSLLGAFGGGSGSDYGFINLPKSHLPLYFRRFPQLEQRCLEDETCEYRKTLASDAYKARKGTCWGYEDDCRKENRFSNPECPGDFQGYVKSKEAQLETFYAQADFGFVRDQIRETRIMCEPTFPHDSALECSKYLRFCRGRNIMVNFTELIHRREPLRYKMDVLSQGQIGGHCKLHRKRLEDELEHISPLQSWGPELRFFDTVDKPLSQGGTCDVTIERPAFIMKIDATINMYHHFCDFINLYGSLHANLSDPYGFTTDVQILVWESYTYDSPFAETFKVFTKHPIADLKTYAGKVVCFRNLVLPLLPRMIFGLYYNTPIITGCENSGFFQAFSEHVLHRLKIPQRSRTDRKLRITFLSRQTKFRRVLNENELLEEISENEDYLVNRASFTYKTDFREQLKITRNTDIFIGMHGAGLTHLLFLPKWAVLFELYHCEDPNCYKDLARLKGVRYLSWERDDLVYPEDEGHHPDGGGRHAKFTNYAFDAKEFARLVAVGADHVWNHEEYQHFMERSRRKQDKLLAAKEEL from the exons ATGATCGGAGTGTTGCTCGTGGTGTCGCTTCTCGGTGCCTTCGGCGGTGGTAGTGGAAGTGATTATGGGTTCATTAACCTGCCGAAATCGCATCTTCCGTTGTACTTCCGGCGGTTCCCTCAGCTGGAGCAACGGTGTCTGGAAGATGAGACCTGCGAATATAGGAAAACACTAGCGAGCGATGCGTACAAAGCTAGGAAAGGCACCTGCTGGGGCTATGAGGACGACTGCCGGAAGGAGAACCGGTTTTCGAACCCGGAATGTCCGGGGGATTTCCAGGGGTACGTGAAATCGAAGGAAGCACAGCTGGAAACGTTTTATGCACAGGCGGATTTTGGATTCGTGCGCGATCAGATCCGGGAGACGCGGATCATGTGCGAGCCGACGTTTCCGCACGATTCGGCGCTGGAGTGTTCCAAGTATTTGCGCTTCTGCCGGGGACGGAACATCATGGTCAACTTTACGGAGTTGATCCATCGGAG GGAGCCTCTCCGGTACAAAATGGACGTCCTGTCCCAGGGTCAAATCGGAGGCCACTGCAAGCTGCACCGGAAGCGACTGGAAGACGAACTGGAGCATATCAGCCCGCTGCAATCGTGGGGCCCGGAACTGCGATTTTTCGACACGGTTGACAAGCCTCTGTCCCAAGGAGGCACATGTGACGTTACCATAGAACGTCCGGCATTCATCATGAAGATCGATGCCACAATCAACATGTATCATCACTTCTGTGATTTCATCAATCTGTACGGCTCGCTGCATGCGAATCTTTCCGATCCGTACGGATTCACTACGGATGTGCAGATCCTGGTGTGGGAATCGTACACCTATGATTCGCCTTTTGCGGAAACTTTTAAAGTGTTCACAAAACATCCGATTGCCGATCTGAAGACCTATGCTGGGAAGGTCGTTTGTTTTAGGAATCTCGTACTTCCGCTACTGCCCAGGATGATCTTCGGACTGTACTACAATACTCCAATT ATTACCGGCTGCGAAAACAGTGGCTTCTTCCAAGCCTTCTCCGAGCACGTGCTCCATCGATTGAAAATCCCCCAGCGAAGCCGAACCGACCGCAAACTCCGAATAACATTCCTCTCGCGTCAAACCAAATTTCGTCGGGTGCTGAACGAAAACgaactgctggaggaaatttCCGAGAACGAGGACTACCTGGTTAATCGGGCCAGCTTCACTTACAAAACCGATTTCCGGGAGCAGCTAAAGATCACCCGGAACACGGACATCTTCATCGGTATGCACGGTGCCGGCCTGACCCATTTGCTGTTCCTGCCCAAGTGGGCCGTACTGTTCGAGCTGTACCACTGCGAAGACCCCAACTGTTACAAAGACCTGGCTCGCCTAAAAGGAGTCCGCTATCTTTCCTGGGAACGAGATGACCTCGTTTATCCGGAGGACGAAGGTCATCATCCGGACGGTGGAGGGCGACATGCCAAGTTCACCAACTACGCCTTCGATGCTAAAGAGTTTGCCCGATTGGTAGCCGTCGGTGCGGATCACGTTTGGAACCATGAGGAGTATCAGCATTTCATGGAACGGTCCCGGCGGAAGCAGGACAAACTACTCGCAGCCAAGGAGGAGCTATGA
- the LOC109421174 gene encoding apolipoprotein D: MVKRFCHLIVSFALLSTCSLFTESQVISLGKCPHFPVTPNFKAGPFLGLWYEQEKYPNLFEIGGKCNTVEYSKKIDGTLSIMNRHESKITGVETGVRGYGKQMFPGSMHVRFPQPWKNDAPYYIIGTDYFHYAVVVTCSEFGLLNGKIVWILTRDRYPRQVYMNRAYLDIEHANLSLAFLKKTDQKHCDVVKAPPSNFIVKH; this comes from the exons TCATCTTATCGTAAGCTTCGCGCTGCTATCCACCTGCTCCCTGTTCACCGAGAGCCAAGTCATATCGCTCGGCAAATGTCCACATTTTCCCGTGACGCCAAACTTCAAAGCGGGCCCCTTTCTGGGCCTGTGGTATGAACAGGAGAAATATCCCAATCTATTCGAAATCGGCGGCAAATGCAACACGGTGGAGTACAGCAAGAAAATCGACGGAACGCTCTCCATCATGAACCGACACGAGAGCAAGAT AACTGGGGTAGAAACTGGAGTCCGAGGGTACGGCAAGCAGATGTTCCCCGGAAGTATGCACGTTCGATTTCCGCAACCTT GGAAAAACGACGCTCCTTACTATATAATCGGAACCGACTACTTTCACTACGCGGTGGTAGTTACATGCAGTGAATTTGGTCTGCTCAATGGAA AGATCGTGTGGATCCTCACCCGAGATCGCTATCCACGCCAGGTGTACATGAATAGAGCTTATCTGGATATAGAGCACGCCAACCTATCGTTGGCGTTCCTCAAGAAAACCGATCAGAAGCATTGCGATGTGGTGAAAGCACCTCCTAGTAACTTCATCGTGAAACACTAA
- the LOC109621866 gene encoding zinc finger and SCAN domain-containing protein 12-like, which produces MSKKKEVSVLLTVEPENPFECADIKDEPPDDLIPEPDASFLHHHPTRTNTAEVAVQTNRRKIMSRGIQVDLQLIPKEALGNVQSGSFVDEPLGPLLAKEAFEKQCRICLRQMPSASLAYIMFAQKTKILAALGIKVYLGDTYPFICRTCAKLVDMIYDFRNTCLRARNMLASERKGIPGKDWDSEENLRLIESCQVLLDSHRNDIDAAYEESSSFCKGKTKQDDVQVKPDSIAMVMVDHVDAPPEPPTSEVDCVSPEVDEPSSSSRVFALKVEPVQSDPGSDSPVENHGDDTEDEDYVPPSGEEPEEKFVPSPSPPPKKKRIRIVTKPYKKRQKKEKPPKKCDELALEDAQQDETKEDKKEKDQKRSRRGALCDFCGEWVEYHTVESHQNQHLGLKPYACQMVDCNMSFYCRNLLMKHIRRQHNADGPEYQYCDICKQRIKGPKAALTKHQKIHTEEKHYVCLVCGKGFTTPGYLRQHSNIHTDLMPYECSVCRRKFNNKYNMLTHEKKHFARGESMGSGNVVSTSPQSEANLSSAEMSHFQGYPVS; this is translated from the exons ATGTCCAAAAAGAAGGAAGTTTCCGTTCTTCTCACCGTCG AACCCGAAAACCCCTTCGAATGCGCCGACATCAAAGACGAACCGCCGGACGACTTGATCCCGGAACCGGATGCTTCCTTCCTGCACCACCATCCGACCCGTACGAACACTGCGGAAGTGGCAGTGCAAACAAACCGCCGCAAGATTATGAGCCGTGGCATCCAAGTGGATCTACAGCTGATCCCGAAGGAAGCACTGGGGAACGTTCAATCAGGGAGTTTTGTGGACGAGCCCCTGGGACCGCTGCTGGCCAAGGAAGCGTTCGAGAAACAGTGCCGCATCTGCTTGCGGCAGATGCCTAGTGCCAGTTTGGCTTACATTATGTTCGCACAGAAGACGAAAATCTTGGCCGCGCTGGGGATCAAGGTTTACCTGGGCGATACGTATCCGTTCATTTGTCGGACCTGCGCGAAGCTGGTGGACATGATATACGACTTCCGGAATACCTGCTTAAGGGCGAGGAACATGCTGGCAAGCGAGCGGAAGGGGATTCCGGGGAAGGATTGGGATAGTGAAGAGAATTTGCGGTTGATCGAAAGCTGTCAGGTTCTACTGGATTCCCACCGGAATGACATCGATGCCGCCTATGAGGAATCGTCCTCGTTTTGCAAGGGGAAAACCAAACAAGATGATGTTCAAGTTAAACCGGATTCCATAGCGATGGTGATGGTGGATCATGTAGACGCTCCTCCGGAGCCACCAACGTCGGAAGTAGACTGCGTTTCCCCTGAGGTCGACGAGCCAAGCAGCAGTTCCCGAGTCTTTGCGCTGAAAGTGGAACCTGTTCAGTCGGATCCTGGTAGCGACAGCCCCGTGGAGAACCATGGCGACGACACCGAGGATGAGGATTACGTTCCTCCGTCCGGGGAGGAACCGGAGGAGAAATTCGTTCCTAGTCCATCTCCACCGCCGAAAAAGAAGCGAATTCGTATTGTGACGAAACCGTACAAAAAGCGCCAGAAGAAGGAGAAACCGCCGAAAAAATGCGATGAGCTAGCGCTGGAAGATGCTCAGCAAGATGAAACGAAGGAGGACAAAAAGGAAAAAGATCAAAAAAGGTCACGTCGAGGTGCACTTTGTGATTTCTGCGGCGAGTGGGTCGAGTATCATACCGTAGAAAGCCATCAGAATCAGCATTTAG GTCTCAAACCATACGCTTGCCAAATGGTTGACTGCAACATGTCCTTCTACTGTCGCAATTTGCTAATGAAGCACATACGAAGGCAGCACAACGCCGATGGACCGGAGTATCAGTACTGCGACATCTGTAAGCAACGGATCAAGGGCCCCAAGGCGGCCCTAACCAAGCACCAAAAGATTCACACCGAAGAGAAGCACTACGTTTGTTTGGTGTGCG GCAAAGGATTCACCACGCCGGGCTACCTGCGGCAGCACTCGAATATCCACACCGACCTGATGCCATATGAGTGCAGTGTTTGCCGGCGGAAGTTCAACAACAAGTACAATATGCTGACGCATGAAAAGAAGCATTTCGCTAGGGGTGAGTCAATGGGATCTGGCAATGTGGTCAGTACGTCACCCCAATCCGAAGCGAACCTTTCCTCGGCGGAGATGTCACATTTTCAGGGGTATCCGGTGAGCTAA